Proteins from one Gasterosteus aculeatus chromosome 11, fGasAcu3.hap1.1, whole genome shotgun sequence genomic window:
- the LOC120827905 gene encoding uncharacterized protein LOC120827905: protein MQMMGFSCDVTTLRVSRWVSILGLIAVSRGLELKTIPHVVATCGENLTLPCEVSASDQLNIISFSWLAKNESMCPHEHGRPDSGAACESATQDHKLTLTLYDVMPVHQGKYFCKVRANHGAKSSTTMVTVQDCMGTPGSSMNESHAQCWFSGVYPIGSISWSQGGLPLTQPASTREEMDPRGRYTVSSTIEARKGESNEPYKCSLWIPSAGKELSSQELPWVGKQRSSGSAVHLAWACAAVAMMKSVI from the exons ATGCAGATGATGGGCTTCTCCTGCGACGTGACGACGCTGCGTGTTTCTAGATGGGTTTCCATCCTCGGGCTCATTGCTG TGAGCCGCGGCCTGGAGCTGAAGACAATCCCCCACGTGGTGGCTACATGTGGAGAGAATCTGACGCTCCCGTGTGAAGTCAGCGCCTCAGACCAGTTGAATATCATCTCATTTTCCTGGCTGGCAAAGAACGAAAGTATGTGTCCTCACGAACACGGCCGACCCGATTCCGGGGCCGCGTGTGAAAGCGCCACTCAAGACCACAAACTCACGCTGACCCTCTATGACGTGATGCCGGTCCACCAGGGCAAATACTTCTGCAAAGTACGCGCCAACCACGGAGCAAAGTCCTCCACCACCATGGTCACGGTACAAG ACTGCATGGGGACCCCCGGCTCCTCGATGAATGAGTCCCATGCCCAGTGCTGGTTCAGTGGAGTTTATCCCATTGGCTCCATCAGCTGGTCCCAGGGAGGCCTTCCGCTCACACAGCCAGCAAGCACACGGGAGGAGATGGACCCGCGTGGACGGTACACTGTCTCGAGCACGATAGAGGCAAGGAAAGGGGAGTCGAATGAGCCGTATAAGTGCTCGCTGTGGATCCCCTCGGCCGGGAAGGAGCTCTCTAGTCAGGAGCTGCCTTGGGTCGGGAAGCAGAGGTCCTCGGGAAGCGCGGTGCATCTGGCGTGGGCCTGCGCGGCGGTGGCAATGATGAAAAGTGTAATATGA